From Enhydrobacter sp., the proteins below share one genomic window:
- a CDS encoding MBL fold metallo-hydrolase produces the protein MRLQFLGSGDAFGSGGRFNTCFHLERAECGNVLIDCGASSMVAIRKWGVDPNAVSTVLVTHLHGDHFAGLPFFLLDAQLVSRRAAPLTLAGPPGFRERLEIVMEAMFAGSTKVERRFALDIRELALHERVELNGLAVTPYLMRHYSGAPSYALRIETEGKVLAYSGDTEWVEELIPAGREADLFICEAYFFDKAMKYHIDYTTLTRHLAEIAPRRTVVTHMSAELLERQNEIALEAAYDGLVVEF, from the coding sequence ATGCGTCTGCAGTTCCTCGGCTCGGGCGACGCCTTCGGCAGCGGCGGCCGCTTCAACACCTGCTTCCATCTCGAGCGCGCCGAGTGCGGCAACGTGCTGATCGACTGCGGCGCCTCCTCGATGGTGGCGATCCGCAAGTGGGGCGTCGATCCCAACGCGGTCTCGACGGTGCTGGTCACCCACCTGCATGGCGACCATTTCGCCGGCCTGCCCTTCTTCCTGCTCGATGCCCAGCTCGTCAGCCGTCGCGCCGCGCCGCTCACCTTGGCCGGCCCGCCCGGCTTCCGCGAGCGGCTGGAGATCGTGATGGAGGCGATGTTCGCCGGCTCCACCAAGGTCGAGCGCAGATTCGCCCTCGACATACGCGAACTCGCGCTGCACGAGCGCGTCGAGCTGAACGGCCTCGCCGTGACGCCCTACCTGATGAGGCACTACAGCGGCGCGCCGTCCTATGCCCTGCGCATCGAGACCGAGGGCAAGGTGCTGGCCTATTCCGGCGACACCGAGTGGGTCGAGGAGCTGATCCCGGCCGGCCGCGAGGCCGACCTCTTCATCTGCGAGGCCTATTTCTTCGACAAGGCGATGAAATATCACATCGACTACACGACGCTCACCAGGCACCTCGCCGAGATCGCGCCCCGGCGCACCGTCGTCACCCACATGAGCGCCGAACTTCTGGAACGGCAGAACGAGATCGCGCTCGAAGC
- a CDS encoding TauD/TfdA family dioxygenase — translation MPIVIKPIDPAHRPFFAGEVSGADWRKPPSPDDAEAIHRGMDEFGVLVFRDQRIDDDQQVAFSRALGPLETATGDIAAAHERRLSMDVNDISNLDKDNKVVARDDRRRLFGLGNQLWHSDSSFKAVPAKYSILSARVIPGEGGNTEFADMRAAYDALDEATRREVHDLICRHSQIFSRGILGFTDFTEEERIKWAPVRQRLVRRHPRTGRLSLYLASHAGEIEGWPVPEARAFLRDLNEHATQRRFVYAHVWRQHDIVMWDNRVTMHRARRYDHTQVRDLHRTTLTNEVSSLEQAPPPLG, via the coding sequence ATGCCGATCGTCATCAAGCCCATCGACCCGGCCCATCGGCCGTTCTTCGCCGGCGAGGTGTCCGGCGCCGACTGGCGCAAGCCGCCCTCGCCCGACGACGCCGAGGCCATCCATCGCGGCATGGACGAATTCGGCGTGCTGGTGTTCCGCGACCAGAGGATCGACGACGACCAGCAGGTCGCCTTCAGCCGCGCCCTCGGCCCGCTCGAGACAGCGACCGGCGACATCGCCGCCGCCCACGAGCGCCGGCTCAGCATGGACGTCAACGACATCTCCAACCTCGACAAGGACAACAAGGTGGTGGCGCGCGACGACCGCCGCCGCCTGTTCGGCCTCGGCAACCAGCTTTGGCATTCCGACAGTTCGTTCAAGGCGGTGCCGGCCAAGTATTCGATCCTGTCGGCGCGGGTCATTCCGGGCGAAGGCGGCAACACCGAGTTCGCCGACATGCGCGCCGCCTACGACGCGCTCGACGAGGCGACCAGGCGCGAGGTGCACGACCTGATCTGCCGGCACAGCCAGATCTTCTCGCGCGGCATTCTCGGCTTCACCGACTTCACCGAAGAGGAGCGGATCAAGTGGGCGCCGGTGCGCCAGCGCCTGGTGCGGCGCCATCCGCGCACCGGACGCTTGTCGCTCTATCTCGCCAGCCACGCCGGGGAGATCGAGGGCTGGCCAGTGCCCGAGGCGCGCGCCTTCCTGCGCGACCTCAACGAGCACGCCACCCAGCGCCGGTTCGTCTATGCCCATGTCTGGCGGCAGCACGACATCGTGATGTGGGACAATCGCGTCACCATGCATCGCGCCCGGCGCTACGACCATACGCAGGTGCGCGACCTGCACCGCACGACGCTGACCAACGAGGTGTCGTCACTGGAGCAGGCGCCGCCGCCGCTTGGTTGA
- a CDS encoding winged helix-turn-helix transcriptional regulator, whose product MSKVPKPHLSDDHAVALADLFRLLGDPSRLRIVVACLRRPLAVSDIADRLGLSVSLVSHHLRLLKGARLVRAERRGKQVFYGADDQHVRRMIEDMVTHVGEK is encoded by the coding sequence ATGTCAAAAGTTCCGAAACCTCACCTGTCCGACGACCACGCGGTCGCCCTGGCCGACCTGTTCCGCCTGCTGGGCGATCCCAGTCGGCTGCGCATCGTCGTCGCCTGCCTGCGCCGGCCCCTGGCGGTGTCCGATATCGCAGACCGGCTCGGCCTTTCGGTGTCGCTGGTCAGCCACCATCTGCGCCTGCTGAAGGGCGCGCGCCTGGTGCGGGCCGAGCGGCGGGGCAAGCAGGTGTTCTACGGCGCCGACGACCAGCACGTCCGGCGCATGATCGAGGACATGGTCACCCATGTCGGAGAGAAGTGA
- a CDS encoding cation transporter, with protein sequence MSAGCHNHDHGEAASTSPAYRRILWIALVVNLAMFAVEIGAGIAAQSVSLLADSLDFLGDGANYGISLLVVGMALKWRARASLLKAATMGAFGIWIAGTTIHHALVGTVPQAHVMGLIGALAFAANLGVALLLYRWREGDSNMRSVWLCTRNDAIGNLAVLAAAAGVFGSGSGWPDYLVAGIMSGLALWSAGQVIRQANGELRHVAAASRP encoded by the coding sequence ATGAGCGCCGGCTGTCACAACCACGATCACGGCGAGGCGGCTTCGACCTCGCCCGCCTACCGGCGGATCCTGTGGATCGCGCTGGTGGTGAACCTCGCGATGTTCGCCGTCGAGATCGGCGCCGGCATCGCCGCCCAGTCGGTGTCGCTGCTGGCCGATTCGCTCGACTTCCTCGGCGACGGCGCCAACTACGGCATCAGCCTGCTGGTCGTCGGCATGGCGCTGAAATGGCGGGCGCGCGCCTCGCTGCTCAAGGCCGCGACCATGGGAGCGTTCGGCATCTGGATCGCCGGCACCACGATCCATCACGCCCTCGTCGGCACCGTCCCGCAGGCGCACGTCATGGGCCTGATCGGCGCGCTCGCCTTCGCCGCCAATCTCGGCGTTGCGCTGCTGCTCTATCGCTGGCGCGAGGGCGACAGCAACATGCGGTCGGTCTGGCTGTGCACGCGCAACGACGCGATCGGCAACCTGGCCGTGCTGGCCGCCGCCGCCGGCGTGTTCGGCTCCGGTTCCGGCTGGCCGGACTACCTCGTTGCCGGCATCATGTCGGGCCTCGCGCTGTGGAGCGCGGGCCAGGTGATCCGTCAGGCCAACGGCGAGCTGCGCCATGTCGCGGCGGCATCCCGGCCATAG
- a CDS encoding MBL fold metallo-hydrolase — MIVTSRSANTLGCVSGASKVWSLSDGHVDMAADLLRQGPGLGKYTLPSPARQEPSLVRLSVNCFLVEGSGGDVTLIDCGAGGMWEPSLGHLDKAMEEAGIDPSSIGVVALTHTHIDHLNGLVTRDGRVAFPNLRRIVIARDAVASFVAKSHLARFQRLLAPIGDGDRLDDRLMAFAMPGHAVGHMGYALDTGEDRILFCGDVFHVPAAQFVRPELTWGNDDDQAVARATRLGLLSEAARTRAWLAGAHMAQPGIGRVVAEGSGYALRPIA; from the coding sequence ATGATCGTCACGTCACGAAGCGCGAACACGCTGGGCTGCGTCTCGGGTGCGTCGAAGGTCTGGTCGCTGAGCGACGGCCATGTCGACATGGCCGCCGACCTGCTGCGCCAGGGCCCCGGTCTCGGCAAGTACACACTCCCGAGCCCCGCACGGCAGGAGCCATCGCTCGTGAGACTGTCGGTCAATTGCTTCCTGGTGGAGGGATCGGGTGGCGACGTGACGTTGATCGACTGCGGCGCGGGCGGCATGTGGGAGCCGTCATTGGGCCATCTCGACAAGGCGATGGAAGAGGCCGGCATCGATCCCTCCTCGATCGGCGTCGTGGCGCTCACCCACACCCATATCGATCATCTGAACGGGCTCGTGACGCGCGACGGCCGGGTGGCATTTCCCAATCTTCGCCGGATCGTGATCGCCCGCGATGCCGTCGCGAGTTTCGTCGCCAAGTCGCATCTGGCGCGGTTTCAGCGGCTGCTCGCCCCGATCGGGGACGGAGACCGGCTGGACGATCGGCTGATGGCGTTCGCCATGCCGGGGCATGCTGTGGGCCACATGGGCTACGCCCTCGACACAGGCGAGGACCGGATCCTGTTTTGCGGCGATGTGTTCCATGTTCCCGCCGCCCAGTTCGTCCGGCCCGAGCTGACATGGGGCAACGACGACGACCAGGCGGTGGCCCGCGCGACGCGGCTCGGCCTGCTGAGCGAGGCGGCGCGCACGCGTGCCTGGCTGGCCGGCGCCCACATGGCGCAGCCGGGCATCGGCCGGGTGGTCGCCGAAGGTTCCGGCTACGCGCTTCGGCCGATCGCGTGA
- a CDS encoding long-chain-fatty-acid--CoA ligase, with amino-acid sequence MLGLMQDRPLLISQIIDFAASSYPDVEIVSRTIEGPIHRYGYRDAATRAKKVAEALQGLGVKLGDRVGTIAWNSYRHFELYFGISGIGAVLHTINPRLAPEHVAYIANHAEDQVIFVDFNLLPIVEGVWDRLKTVKHVVVMTDRAHMPASSRIPKLLCYEELIADKPGTLVWPQFDEKTASSLCYTSGTTGNPKGVLYSHRSTMIHTMMSSNGAVIPMDPDTTVLPVVPMFHANAWGLVYAAPICGAKLVFPGFKLDGASVYELLDKEQVTLSAGVPTVWLALLEYCAQNKLKMSSVRRTLIGGSAVPLAMIERFWKEHGVEVVQGWGMTEMSPLGTTTRFNRGERKLPDAERFAITAKAGRPVFGCEMKIIDDAGNDLPNDGQVSGNLVVRGPWIVKGYMKGDGTSQFLKDDWFQTGDVCKIEPDGSVVITDRSKDVIKSGGEWISSIDLENAAMGCPGVAEAAVIGVAHPKWDERPLLIVVKRPEASVTKDDVLKFLDGKVAKWWMPDDVQFIEQIPHGATGKILKTALRKQFEGYKLPTA; translated from the coding sequence ATGCTCGGCCTGATGCAAGACCGCCCGCTGCTGATCTCGCAGATCATCGATTTCGCCGCCTCTTCCTATCCCGACGTCGAGATCGTCTCGCGCACCATCGAAGGGCCGATCCACCGCTATGGCTACAGGGACGCCGCCACGCGCGCCAAGAAGGTCGCCGAGGCGCTGCAGGGCCTGGGGGTCAAGCTCGGCGACCGTGTCGGCACCATCGCCTGGAACAGCTATCGCCACTTCGAGCTCTATTTCGGCATTTCCGGCATCGGTGCGGTGCTGCACACCATCAATCCACGCCTGGCGCCCGAGCACGTGGCCTACATCGCCAACCACGCCGAGGACCAGGTCATCTTCGTCGACTTCAACCTGCTGCCGATCGTCGAGGGCGTGTGGGACAGGCTCAAGACCGTGAAGCACGTCGTGGTCATGACCGACCGCGCCCACATGCCGGCGTCCTCCAGGATTCCCAAACTGCTCTGCTACGAGGAGCTGATCGCCGACAAGCCGGGCACGCTCGTGTGGCCCCAGTTCGACGAGAAGACCGCATCGTCGCTCTGCTACACCTCGGGCACGACCGGCAATCCCAAGGGCGTGCTCTATTCGCACCGCTCGACCATGATCCATACGATGATGTCGTCGAACGGCGCGGTGATCCCGATGGATCCCGACACGACGGTACTGCCGGTGGTGCCGATGTTCCATGCCAATGCCTGGGGCCTCGTCTATGCCGCGCCGATCTGCGGCGCCAAGCTGGTGTTTCCCGGCTTCAAGCTCGACGGCGCGAGCGTCTACGAGCTGCTCGACAAGGAGCAGGTCACCCTGAGCGCCGGCGTGCCGACCGTGTGGCTGGCGCTGCTCGAGTACTGCGCCCAGAACAAGCTCAAGATGTCGTCGGTCAGGCGCACGCTGATCGGCGGCTCGGCCGTGCCGCTGGCGATGATCGAGCGCTTCTGGAAGGAGCACGGTGTCGAAGTCGTCCAGGGCTGGGGCATGACGGAGATGAGCCCGCTCGGCACGACGACGCGCTTCAACCGCGGCGAACGGAAGCTGCCCGACGCGGAGCGCTTCGCCATCACCGCCAAGGCCGGCCGGCCGGTGTTCGGCTGCGAGATGAAGATCATCGACGACGCCGGCAACGACCTGCCGAACGACGGCCAGGTCTCGGGCAACCTCGTCGTGCGCGGACCGTGGATCGTGAAGGGCTACATGAAGGGCGACGGCACCAGCCAGTTCCTGAAGGACGACTGGTTCCAGACCGGCGACGTCTGCAAGATCGAGCCGGACGGCTCGGTCGTCATCACCGATCGCTCCAAGGACGTCATCAAGTCGGGCGGCGAGTGGATCTCCTCGATCGACCTCGAGAACGCCGCCATGGGCTGTCCCGGCGTGGCCGAGGCCGCCGTGATCGGCGTGGCGCATCCCAAGTGGGACGAGCGGCCGCTGCTGATCGTCGTCAAGCGGCCGGAGGCGAGCGTCACCAAGGACGACGTGCTGAAGTTCCTCGACGGCAAGGTCGCCAAGTGGTGGATGCCCGACGACGTGCAATTCATCGAGCAGATCCCGCACGGCGCCACCGGCAAGATCCTCAAGACCGCGCTGCGCAAGCAGTTCGAGGGCTACAAGCTGCCGACGGCATAG
- a CDS encoding amidohydrolase family protein: MISCPCCPPEPTRRGVLWGASALAGTFVFGAHAAAQQRRVLPPVAVGSNVQNADLPLIDFHTHLQKRVEADDLVDYMKDTNVARLVLMPLYYGDGGGSVNDGQGSDEQARDCARRFPDRFVPYVGMQRSELNDREVIRTSTIAGRRLLRETEEKLASGEFFGMGEFMLRFYPYTNKFGIAATLDRDYPVDGWFMRQCADLSARYRAPMCFHAEAEPKVAEAARRLFEAHPQATFVWAHNCGRSSAADIAAMFERYPNLYADLGGMGYSGVGVEHYGVYWPKRTPWMHLIVDEYGTLLPDMKAVFERFSDRFTLGTDIAHARVYRNYRGHIPRWRRILTQLGPAAARNIAFGTADRLFRLTTAGRQRFAPLPAVPV; encoded by the coding sequence ATGATCAGTTGCCCGTGCTGCCCGCCCGAGCCGACGCGGCGCGGCGTACTCTGGGGCGCATCGGCTCTGGCGGGAACGTTCGTCTTTGGTGCCCACGCCGCCGCGCAGCAGCGGCGCGTGTTGCCGCCGGTGGCGGTCGGCAGCAACGTCCAGAACGCCGACCTGCCGCTGATCGACTTCCACACGCATCTGCAGAAGCGCGTCGAGGCCGACGACCTGGTCGACTACATGAAGGACACCAACGTGGCGCGGCTCGTCCTGATGCCGCTCTACTACGGCGACGGCGGTGGATCGGTGAACGACGGCCAGGGCAGCGACGAACAGGCGCGCGACTGCGCCCGGCGTTTTCCCGACCGCTTCGTGCCCTATGTTGGCATGCAGCGCAGCGAGCTGAACGACCGCGAGGTGATCCGGACCTCGACCATCGCGGGCAGGAGGCTGCTGCGCGAAACCGAGGAGAAGCTCGCCTCGGGCGAGTTCTTCGGCATGGGCGAGTTCATGCTCCGCTTCTATCCCTACACCAACAAGTTCGGCATCGCGGCCACACTGGATCGGGACTATCCGGTGGATGGCTGGTTCATGCGCCAGTGCGCCGATCTTTCGGCCCGCTATCGCGCCCCGATGTGCTTCCACGCCGAGGCCGAACCCAAGGTCGCCGAGGCGGCGCGGCGACTGTTCGAGGCGCATCCGCAGGCAACTTTCGTATGGGCCCACAACTGCGGCCGCTCGAGCGCCGCCGACATCGCCGCCATGTTCGAACGCTATCCCAACCTCTACGCCGATCTCGGCGGCATGGGCTATTCCGGCGTCGGTGTGGAACACTACGGCGTCTACTGGCCGAAGCGCACCCCGTGGATGCACCTGATCGTCGACGAGTACGGCACGCTGCTGCCCGACATGAAGGCCGTGTTCGAGCGCTTCTCGGACCGCTTCACGCTCGGCACCGACATCGCCCACGCCCGGGTGTACCGGAACTACCGCGGCCACATCCCGCGTTGGCGACGCATTCTCACCCAGCTCGGCCCGGCCGCGGCCCGCAACATCGCCTTTGGCACCGCAGACAGGCTGTTTCGCCTCACCACGGCTGGCCGCCAGCGCTTTGCGCCGTTGCCCGCTGTTCCGGTATAG
- a CDS encoding isopenicillin N synthase family oxygenase codes for MAAAETIPVIDLGAPLEEASRRLRIALTEIGFYYVANHGIPATLIGDAFAEAARFHGQPLDRKMAVRIDKHNVGYLPMRGDTLRTSVVQTVTKPNLNEAFFVARDLAADHPDVVADRRFRSANRWPADLPGFREKVMAYCDAMEGLVHGLMPLYARALDLPAPYFDEPFRETQYKLRMTHYPPQETTAADEFGIAPHTDTSFLTILAPNEVPGLAIRTRTGAWIDAPAIPGAFVVNGGQLLRRWTNDEFLATPHRAVNRSGGERYALAFFCDAGIDWPIAAVPTTVGPDRLPKYPTTYYTDYMVEYQKRTYDLLADAARDAAE; via the coding sequence GTGGCGGCGGCCGAGACGATCCCCGTCATCGACCTCGGCGCTCCGCTCGAGGAGGCGAGCCGTCGGCTGCGCATCGCCCTGACCGAAATCGGCTTCTACTACGTCGCCAATCACGGCATCCCGGCAACGCTGATCGGCGATGCCTTCGCCGAGGCCGCGCGCTTCCACGGCCAGCCGCTCGACAGGAAGATGGCCGTGCGCATCGACAAGCACAATGTCGGCTACCTGCCGATGCGCGGCGACACACTGCGCACGTCGGTCGTGCAGACCGTCACCAAGCCCAACCTCAACGAGGCATTTTTCGTCGCCCGCGACCTGGCGGCCGATCATCCCGATGTGGTGGCCGACCGCCGCTTCCGCAGCGCCAACCGCTGGCCCGCCGACCTGCCGGGGTTTCGCGAGAAGGTCATGGCCTATTGCGATGCCATGGAAGGGCTGGTGCACGGGCTGATGCCGCTCTACGCCCGCGCCCTCGACCTGCCCGCGCCGTATTTCGACGAACCGTTCCGCGAGACCCAGTACAAGCTGCGCATGACCCACTACCCGCCGCAGGAGACGACGGCAGCCGACGAGTTCGGCATCGCGCCGCACACCGACACCAGCTTTCTCACCATCCTGGCGCCCAACGAGGTTCCCGGCCTCGCCATCCGCACCCGGACGGGGGCGTGGATCGACGCGCCGGCCATTCCTGGCGCCTTCGTCGTCAATGGCGGGCAATTGCTGCGCCGCTGGACCAACGATGAGTTCCTTGCCACGCCGCACCGCGCCGTCAATCGTTCCGGCGGCGAGCGCTACGCGCTGGCGTTCTTCTGCGACGCCGGCATCGACTGGCCGATCGCCGCCGTGCCGACCACGGTCGGCCCCGACAGGCTGCCGAAGTACCCGACCACGTACTACACCGACTACATGGTCGAGTATCAGAAGCGCACCTACGACCTGTTGGCCGACGCCGCTCGAGATGCCGCCGAATGA
- a CDS encoding isopenicillin N synthase family oxygenase → MTTETIPVIDLGPCLADEPGALDRTAKELRFALTEIGFYFIVNHGVPRELIASMFEQARRFHAQPLEKKLALKLDQNNTGYLPMRGNTLRTSTVQAGTKPNLNEAFFVKRELPPDHPDILSGRRYRGPNRWPDLPGFRDIVLTYTGAMETLVQKLVRVYARALDLPAAYFDGPFSEPMFSMRMTHYPPQDGPVQDEFGLAPHTDTSFLTLLAPNDVPGLSIRTQSGKWIDAPAIDNAYVVNGGQMLQRWTNDLFLATPHRAINRSGGERYALPFFCDSGIDWPVAAVPTTVGPDKPPKYPTTWYSDYMTWYLKRNYDVLNDAQAAD, encoded by the coding sequence ATGACGACGGAGACCATTCCTGTCATCGACCTTGGCCCCTGCCTCGCCGACGAGCCGGGCGCGCTCGATCGCACCGCGAAGGAGCTTCGCTTCGCGCTGACGGAGATCGGCTTCTACTTCATCGTCAATCACGGCGTGCCGCGCGAACTGATCGCGTCGATGTTCGAGCAGGCCCGGCGCTTCCACGCCCAGCCTCTCGAGAAGAAGCTGGCGTTGAAGCTCGACCAGAACAACACGGGCTACCTGCCGATGCGCGGCAACACGCTGCGCACCTCGACGGTCCAGGCCGGCACCAAGCCCAACCTGAACGAGGCGTTTTTCGTCAAGCGGGAGCTGCCGCCCGACCATCCCGACATACTGTCCGGCCGACGCTATCGCGGCCCCAACCGCTGGCCCGACCTGCCCGGCTTCAGGGACATCGTGCTCACCTACACCGGCGCCATGGAGACGCTGGTACAGAAGCTCGTGCGGGTCTATGCGCGCGCGCTCGACCTGCCGGCGGCCTACTTCGACGGTCCGTTCTCCGAGCCGATGTTTTCCATGCGCATGACGCACTATCCGCCGCAGGACGGCCCGGTGCAGGACGAATTCGGCCTGGCGCCGCACACCGACACCAGCTTCCTGACCCTGCTGGCGCCCAACGACGTGCCCGGCCTGTCGATCCGCACCCAGAGCGGCAAGTGGATCGACGCGCCGGCGATCGACAATGCCTACGTGGTCAATGGCGGGCAGATGCTGCAGCGCTGGACCAACGACCTCTTCCTCGCCACGCCGCACCGCGCCATCAACCGCTCGGGCGGCGAGCGCTACGCCTTGCCCTTCTTCTGCGACAGCGGCATCGACTGGCCGGTCGCCGCCGTGCCAACGACCGTCGGCCCCGACAAGCCGCCCAAGTACCCGACGACCTGGTACTCCGACTACATGACCTGGTACCTCAAGCGGAACTACGACGTCCTGAACGACGCCCAGGCGGCGGACTGA
- a CDS encoding heme-binding protein: MSEHYVLHVQSSLTLARADRMIEGALAAARAAELLPLTVAVLDSGGHLVAFKREDGCGVLRFDIALGKAWGALGMGISSRTIRDRLGNRPAFQGALAAASHGRFVPVPGGVLALDDARRVVGAIGISGDASDRDEYAAIMGVRAAGLASHPDEPAENWRSAGL; this comes from the coding sequence ATGAGCGAACACTACGTCCTGCATGTCCAGTCGAGCCTGACGCTGGCCCGGGCGGACCGAATGATCGAGGGCGCGCTTGCCGCGGCCCGTGCGGCGGAGCTGCTGCCGCTCACCGTCGCCGTGCTCGATTCGGGCGGCCATCTCGTCGCCTTCAAACGCGAGGATGGCTGCGGCGTTCTGCGCTTCGATATCGCGCTCGGCAAGGCTTGGGGCGCGCTCGGCATGGGCATCTCCAGCCGCACCATCCGCGACCGGCTGGGCAACCGGCCGGCCTTCCAGGGCGCGCTCGCAGCGGCCTCGCACGGACGATTCGTGCCGGTGCCGGGCGGCGTGCTGGCCCTCGACGACGCCCGGCGCGTCGTCGGCGCGATCGGGATCAGCGGCGATGCTTCCGACCGCGACGAGTACGCCGCCATCATGGGCGTCCGCGCCGCGGGCCTCGCGTCCCATCCCGACGAGCCGGCCGAGAACTGGCGCTCGGCCGGGCTTTGA
- a CDS encoding helix-turn-helix transcriptional regulator, with protein sequence MSPLYVSQLETKRRSGSTRTLRRIADALAVDIDLLVPRSSD encoded by the coding sequence TTGTCGCCCCTCTATGTCTCGCAGCTCGAGACCAAACGCCGTTCCGGCTCGACACGAACGCTGCGCAGGATCGCGGATGCGCTCGCCGTGGACATCGATTTGCTGGTGCCGCGCTCGTCCGATTGA